One region of Acropora muricata isolate sample 2 chromosome 13, ASM3666990v1, whole genome shotgun sequence genomic DNA includes:
- the LOC136896509 gene encoding apoptosis regulator R1-like isoform X1 has product MENRQPGYSRSRNKREIYSNFSELIRPRKSAKRDRTKHRVKPKTTFSSQQLSNMAGATAALNNEDLSPTLSTSELSRYDKDIVNDGYSLTVDYVSYRLRNKFEQNKLSGLPRKFLIPQSPISASSSNLRKLATLMEAEHPDLFESLCTTLGITPNTAHPTFVGVAQEIFQAGINWGRIVALFTFGGVVAHHFVEIQRLEMVQRIVEWIADFIEHNLLTWIRENGGWDGFVAHFSDSSQSQFTWKSLVTVGSICAAGLTLLALNK; this is encoded by the exons ATG GAAAACAGACAACCAGGGTATTCAAGGTCACGGAATAAACG GGAAATTTACTCAAACTTTTCCGAATTAATCCGTCCGCGAAAGTCTGCGAAAAGAGACAGAACCAAACACAGAGTTAAACCGAAGACTACTTTCAGTTCTCAACAGTTATCCAATATGGCCGGAGCAACAGCTGCGCTGAACAACGAAGATCTTTCCCCAACACTGAGCACCTCGGAATTGTCAAGATACGACAAGGATATCGTCAACGATGGTTACTCACTAACTGTGGACTATGTTTCTTACCGACTAAGGAACAAATTCGAACAAAACAAACTCAGTGGATTACCGCGAAAATTCCTTATTCCTCAATCACCTATAAGCGCATCATCGAGTAATCTACGAAAACTGGCGACTCTTATGGAGGCTGAACACCCCGACTTGTTCGAATCATTGTGTACAACGCTAGGAATAACACCAAATACAGCGCATCCTACGTTTGTCGGTGTTGCACAAGAAATCTTTCAAGCCGGAATCAACTGGGGCAGAATAGTGGCCCTTTTCACGTTCGGAGGTGTAGTGGCTCATCACTTCGTGGAAATTCAGCGACTAGAAATGGTGCAACGCATCGTGGAATGGATCGCTGACTTTATTGAACATAACTTGCTGACATGGATCAGAGAGAATGGTGGCTGG gatGGATTTGTTGCTCACTTTTCCGACTCCTCGCAGTCTCAATTCACATGGAAGAGCTTAGTCACTGTTGGAAGTATTTGTGCAGCGGGTCTTACTCTTCTGGCATTAAACAAGTGA
- the LOC136896509 gene encoding apoptosis regulator R1-like isoform X2, protein MAGATAALNNEDLSPTLSTSELSRYDKDIVNDGYSLTVDYVSYRLRNKFEQNKLSGLPRKFLIPQSPISASSSNLRKLATLMEAEHPDLFESLCTTLGITPNTAHPTFVGVAQEIFQAGINWGRIVALFTFGGVVAHHFVEIQRLEMVQRIVEWIADFIEHNLLTWIRENGGWDGFVAHFSDSSQSQFTWKSLVTVGSICAAGLTLLALNK, encoded by the exons ATGGCCGGAGCAACAGCTGCGCTGAACAACGAAGATCTTTCCCCAACACTGAGCACCTCGGAATTGTCAAGATACGACAAGGATATCGTCAACGATGGTTACTCACTAACTGTGGACTATGTTTCTTACCGACTAAGGAACAAATTCGAACAAAACAAACTCAGTGGATTACCGCGAAAATTCCTTATTCCTCAATCACCTATAAGCGCATCATCGAGTAATCTACGAAAACTGGCGACTCTTATGGAGGCTGAACACCCCGACTTGTTCGAATCATTGTGTACAACGCTAGGAATAACACCAAATACAGCGCATCCTACGTTTGTCGGTGTTGCACAAGAAATCTTTCAAGCCGGAATCAACTGGGGCAGAATAGTGGCCCTTTTCACGTTCGGAGGTGTAGTGGCTCATCACTTCGTGGAAATTCAGCGACTAGAAATGGTGCAACGCATCGTGGAATGGATCGCTGACTTTATTGAACATAACTTGCTGACATGGATCAGAGAGAATGGTGGCTGG gatGGATTTGTTGCTCACTTTTCCGACTCCTCGCAGTCTCAATTCACATGGAAGAGCTTAGTCACTGTTGGAAGTATTTGTGCAGCGGGTCTTACTCTTCTGGCATTAAACAAGTGA